One Helianthus annuus cultivar XRQ/B chromosome 7, HanXRQr2.0-SUNRISE, whole genome shotgun sequence genomic region harbors:
- the LOC110868769 gene encoding probable RNA-binding protein ARP1 isoform X1: MTMTTNAGAVGPFGDTTLTKVFVGGLAWETQKEAMRDHFEKFGDILEAVIISDKTTGRSKGYGFVTFKQPESAKKACEDPTPVINGRRANCNLASLGARRQRTLTVVPPSPPPPPHQQSGANVIVGPRSGSAGAVTPPPVSHVQWYYPPTPPPASPYHHQATLPYYGYAPAAYVATTDVSYNHKLGYTGGAYMSGGHYSHMYNGHYSPTYPMYQYHPSQAMGLPAHFFCAPTSAGPIATVPAILSKPTQIAPAQGTVGGRATNVAKSGK; encoded by the exons ATGACAATGACGACCAATGCCGGAGCAGTAGGTCCCTTCGGCGACACTACGTTGACCAAAGTCTTCGTTGGCGGCTTAGCCTGGGAGACTCAAAAGGAAGCCATGCGAGATCACTTCGAGAAGTTCGGCGACATTCTCGAAGCCGTCATCATCTCCGATAAAACCACCGGCCGATCCAAAGGCTACGGATTC GTTACGTTTAAGCAGCCGGAATCGGCGAAAAAAGCGTGTGAAGATCCGACACCGGTGATTAACGGCCGTCGTGCGAATTGTAACCTAGCGTCACTCGGTGCTCGCCGTCAGAGAACGTTAACCGTTGTTCCGCCGtcgcctccaccgccaccgcaCCAACAATCCG GAGCTAATGTGATCGTAGGTCCGAGATCTGGATCTGCCGGAGCGGTTACACCACCGCCTGTAAGTCATGTGCAATGGTACTATCCACCAACGCCACCGCCGGCCTCACCGTACCACCACCAGGCAACACTGCCGTACTACGGTTATGCTCCGGCTGCTTACGTGGCAACAACGGATGTCAGTTACAATCAC AAATTAGGGTATACTGGTGGGGCCTACATGAGTGGAGGACACTACTCGCATATGTATAATGGACATTATTCGCCAACTTACCCAATGTATCAATATCATCCTTCTCAAGCAATGGGCTTACCGGCCCATTTCTTTTGTGCTCCAACTTCTGCTGGCCCAATAGCTACTGTTCCTGCTATTCTATCAAAGCCTACACAAATTGCTCCAGCTCAAG GTACAGTTGGGGGAAGAGCAACAAATGTGGCTAAAAGTGGCAAATAA
- the LOC110868769 gene encoding probable RNA-binding protein ARP1 isoform X2, protein MTMTTNAGAVGPFGDTTLTKVFVGGLAWETQKEAMRDHFEKFGDILEAVIISDKTTGRSKGYGFVTFKQPESAKKACEDPTPVINGRRANCNLASLGARRQRTLTVVPPSPPPPPHQQSGANVIVGPRSGSAGAVTPPPVSHVQWYYPPTPPPASPYHHQATLPYYGYAPAAYVATTDVSYNHKLGYTGGAYMSGGHYSHMYNGHYSPTYPMYQYHPSQAMGLPAHFFCAPTSAGPIATVPAILSKPTQIAPAQVCLAVE, encoded by the exons ATGACAATGACGACCAATGCCGGAGCAGTAGGTCCCTTCGGCGACACTACGTTGACCAAAGTCTTCGTTGGCGGCTTAGCCTGGGAGACTCAAAAGGAAGCCATGCGAGATCACTTCGAGAAGTTCGGCGACATTCTCGAAGCCGTCATCATCTCCGATAAAACCACCGGCCGATCCAAAGGCTACGGATTC GTTACGTTTAAGCAGCCGGAATCGGCGAAAAAAGCGTGTGAAGATCCGACACCGGTGATTAACGGCCGTCGTGCGAATTGTAACCTAGCGTCACTCGGTGCTCGCCGTCAGAGAACGTTAACCGTTGTTCCGCCGtcgcctccaccgccaccgcaCCAACAATCCG GAGCTAATGTGATCGTAGGTCCGAGATCTGGATCTGCCGGAGCGGTTACACCACCGCCTGTAAGTCATGTGCAATGGTACTATCCACCAACGCCACCGCCGGCCTCACCGTACCACCACCAGGCAACACTGCCGTACTACGGTTATGCTCCGGCTGCTTACGTGGCAACAACGGATGTCAGTTACAATCAC AAATTAGGGTATACTGGTGGGGCCTACATGAGTGGAGGACACTACTCGCATATGTATAATGGACATTATTCGCCAACTTACCCAATGTATCAATATCATCCTTCTCAAGCAATGGGCTTACCGGCCCATTTCTTTTGTGCTCCAACTTCTGCTGGCCCAATAGCTACTGTTCCTGCTATTCTATCAAAGCCTACACAAATTGCTCCAGCTCAAG TTTGTTTGGCTGTTGAATGA